In Chloroflexota bacterium, a single window of DNA contains:
- a CDS encoding DUF47 family protein: MSFIRNFLKPRQNNFVRLLIEQSMTTLEGLQHLEKFMQTGDPEEAATVERLEKEADELRRILIDELNRTFVTPIDREDIFALSRSVDDVIDYAYTTVDEMTLLDIQPNSYLHRMVSLLREAANEIYLAMCRLQDHPGVAAEHAQRAKALENRVEQVYREAIAALFQGPEDVHHIVEMLKYREVYRHLSNAADRGDEAANVIGDIVVKMA, from the coding sequence ATGAGCTTTATCCGCAATTTCCTGAAACCACGACAGAACAACTTTGTACGCCTGCTGATCGAGCAATCGATGACGACGCTGGAAGGCCTCCAGCATCTGGAGAAGTTCATGCAGACCGGCGATCCGGAGGAGGCGGCCACGGTGGAGCGGCTGGAAAAGGAAGCCGATGAGCTACGCCGCATCCTGATCGACGAGCTGAATCGGACCTTCGTCACCCCTATCGACCGTGAGGACATCTTCGCGCTATCCCGATCGGTGGATGATGTGATCGATTACGCCTACACCACCGTGGACGAGATGACGCTCCTGGACATCCAGCCCAACAGCTATCTCCATCGAATGGTCTCTCTGTTGCGTGAGGCGGCCAACGAGATCTACCTGGCCATGTGCCGACTGCAGGATCACCCCGGGGTGGCCGCCGAGCATGCGCAACGGGCCAAGGCCCTGGAGAATCGGGTGGAGCAGGTCTACCGGGAGGCGATCGCCGCCCTGTTCCAGGGGCCGGAGGACGTCCATCATATCGTGGAGATGCTGAAATACCGAGAGGTCTATCGTCATCTCAGCAACGCAGCCGATCGGGGCGATGAGGCGGCCAACGTGATCGGGGATATCGTGGTCAAGATGGCATAG